The genomic region gagtgagggagagggcctcggagactaggccacagccgatagcgccacagcagcagcagcatcccttcccgtgctacccttacctcgacaccccggagacgcgatccagctacttagcagagcgagtgtcatctaccttgacactcaggaacatgcacgagatggcgtacactcaggggatagggaccgaggggccgcatccggtttggtggagtggagttggggactacacaggggttttccattcctacggggtggaacagtcgacgtgggggacacctcagtccttcgCCTACGGTGgattgaccccatggtatgtgagccACGGGAGCGGAGCAGCGGGGAGTTGATGCGGGTGTTGGTTCATCGGGTGTGGGTATGCCTGGAGGTGGTGGgagtgatgatgaggtgatggttgatcagcagcagcagcagcagcaggaggagtgatactccttattCTTATCTTTGTTTATGGTAGTTGATGTTGGTAGTATTGTTAGATGTTCGTAGTTGTTTTTTTTGAGACACGGTTCAtgaacttgtattgttggccataaggccggatttgctaatTTGACCTTATTGCAGGATGATTGGgagtcggggcatcatcccgactcaatttatgtgacagtcatgtatatatatgttggttTATGACAGGTTGTGTAAGgaacttggcctgtaggtactcgacagagtaccccgtactctatcgagtagctgcaggaaaggaagAGAGAAAGCATTCTgaactcgggctactcgatcgagtagccaagacactcgatcgagtagcaaggcactcgatcgagtaccctcacatactcgatcgagtagcactattACTGGGGAGGTTTTCAAAATTAAAAGTgtgcaattgttttataattacaaGTTTGATATTTAACGTGGTTGTTAGTGCTTAATAACATCTGGGAACcgttaattttatatgttggAGGCCGTGCTTGAGTTTTCTAAGTGCCTATTTGTAACAAGTAGTGAAGTGATGACgatttcttgttgtttttaataTTACATATGCCGTATTTCCATCTATCCTTTGAAGTTACATCCTTTCTTACATTTGGACATACAATGTTAACATGCTTTATCAACGGcgactagttattccggtgatTTGTGTATGATTTCTAGGTTATCGAGCACATAGTTAGTAAGTAATGTCCATAACAAATAATATAGCTTTTAACTAATGTAATGCTACAAGTAATAGGTAATGTGACTTGTGATTTTgacggtgaacttcggggacgaagttcctttttagaggggaagagtaatgtcgcgaaaggAAAAGGCTGTTTTGAATtatgttttgcttgtttataatgttttgttggtattatgttttgctttaattacaaaatttCCGAGGTATATGTGattactttagttctttaaagtgaATGTGTTGTATGTTTCTGTAATATCCCAAAATATGCGATATTTTAGCAAACGTATTTATAATTACTATTTGGTAATAATAAAGTTGACTAataatttaattttgattttttttatattaaaatCTTAGTCCTTTGTTGCTAAGCCGTAAAAGCTAGAATTAATTTGATTTGGGGGCCCAACTTGCATTATGTTGTTTGTGAAACAAAACCCATATTTCCATGATCTATTTATAAAACAATGAGAAACCCTTTCATCATCCCTTTGCTATTTGCTTCCCTGCGGCTGCCTCTTGATATTGGTCAATTACCCATCATGCGTCCTTAGTTATCGTAGATCGTCGTCGTCTGCTTCTTTCGCTGTTGTAGATTATCATTCAATACTTTAAGTCGGTCTAACCAAATTtcaaggtaacacgattctaccgatcctattataattattattgttcggggttgtatgAAATATGTGTTAAACTGTTTTTCGTATTTGAAACTATATGGTGCTATTTTTTTGTATTTGATGCTAATTTGTGCTATAATATATGAATTCATCATAATAGTAATAATTATTCTTTATCATTGTTTGTGAGATGGGTTTGGTTTATTAGCGGGTTTGCGAAGACGAAGTTGGATTTGGTGTGTCTGTTGTTCTGAAAGCAATTAAATCTCACGCTTAAAGACATAAGCTTTGGGCCTTTGTGGGTTCTTATTTATATAATGAATATTTAAGGATGAGTGGATGCATGGCTATGTAAATTAGCTAGTTTCATATGGGATTCACGAGTTGGTGCGCATATTAGTGTGAGTATGTCGGTTTGCTGCGTATTTGGGTTAGTGCGACGACGCGCTATTGTCAGCGAACATTATTTTGAATGGATCTTGTGAAAAGTTCGTATTGTGTTTTTGTCGTCGTTTTCTTTGACCTTGACTTGCGGGTGAGTAGCTTAAAGTTTTATActttaagtgttgagcacggttctttgaatctttgacaatatcgatattgaaattgagatgaaaattggttactggtattgagttatggggccGTTGTGCCATCTTGTGTTTGCGGTctgagtgaccatggttattgagttatttgaatttgaaatcgatattgagatggaagtattgtttcgcggtttttatccgccagttcactcaccccttgtccctggcttaggttcgacgatgagaatatgATACTTGGTTACTTTGGAGTATAATATTGTGAGACagagtaatgagtgagatggaGTATTGAGTTGAGATTGAGCTAATTATTGAGATAAGAGAGCGTGTTATTTTGTGGAAATAGAACGGAGTTGGTTTGGGTTACTAGTTAGTtaacggggagtgtttttattattctctgtgtttatttttatttttacatgtctgtgtttccacgccatgaccaaaaactattctgcttatattgaggtattatctgttactcagctttccggctgacgtgttttctcccttcggggctactcgtcatgggggtagttccttttcCTTCTCGATCTTATTTTCGAGTTGCTTCATTTGGCTATTCAAAAGGATTTGATTTCGAGTCAAGTTTTTAATTAAAGACTTTGTAAAAGATTTGTTccattttgttttcatttgtaTAAAAGAAATTTTGTaatagagactttgtatattaattataatatctctgtatttcggccatttttgtatgtaaaagttaattttaatttagccgaaaatcaggggtgttacagtttCAATGGGCGGTCATGAAGAAATAGTTATGGTGCAATGAATTGTAATCGAATcacgttgttgagtaacatggtggcattagttgtatagcatgaaagttgatatgagactttgtaatcccctataaaatctagtgcaaaacagtggcagaaacactgtcgaatgggattaaatacacaaagataaaagttctaactgttataaattgagaatgtataaaattctcaaggacaaaattaaatggttaagtctaaacaaacgccacttttataaaaagggcgaaaataaaattcctcaaaagtgttaaaactaaaaaccataaaagaaagcagaaaacagagtaggatctgcaaactactcgctagctcacacagagaATCCCAAACAAAGCTAATaccgtcatgttataaacataataaacccacaatcgatggggagtaactcgacgttctcccggcatatcacatgatataaatgttacagatgcaaataatatatcaaagtaaattgaaacgttataaaacataagtaacaaaatatgattaccaaatcacgttaaccaacgtgctgcatgcttaaaagcaaaattcctcaaatgatagaatgggaataatatagttcaggctagatatagctatactccttgacaccgcagcatcttacactagtttcgggaactcagtgtcacgcaaaggtgaccaactccaagttcgctcactagacaacaagctataataggacacgtcttaccacgcagtgcgaagtcctagtctaagtacatgtacatgactctacgacaatctgtaccgcccgcaggatacccaatcttatagctgtataagaacccgtatgccttagtttattattctttgcctttactttcattattccaaacttaaaagtattccaagtgatatagtatattattcaaatggttcgtaagtgaactacacttttattttcttcgaattagaaaacttaaacttaaaaccaaaagtataaaatttttttaaggactttaaataaattaagttactgaaattaaactttaaagaccatcctttgacttaaggtactttagtaaagacttattacttaggctttaatgagacggagttctacaatagtttataaaactgaacagcagtattgtaaaattcataattaattacagaaaaatcAAAATGACGCAAGGCTAATTTTCATGGTTTCCTGTAGCCTTTAGCTGCAACTTTCATGTTTTGAccaactttaaattacgaaattatcaggggtctaaaaattcatttataaaaactgtcagaaaacgtcacctataatgtttcagttcataaatccacttttagaaaacattttaaggcaaggcataattttaaacataactaAACATGATAAATGTTCATTGAGAAAagattagctactgtatcaaaagcaaaatatcttttaaaaatgaatctttgagagaagtcagaaACGCGTTTTACAGGCGAGCTGTTCACAAATAAATTATTCTGACCAAACCGTAATTTTAAATCTTATGAAACTTTTTATACAGACTCTACACTTTAAAATAACAGGAGtctattctttacacttttgcaaattcgaaataaaaacaggtgatatgatttttacaaacagacgaacatatttgacagatttaacaacggttttcatcaaacttgtaaaatacaccataaatcgaaaataatgattgaagacctataaatttatacacaacctaatactccatgtctctgccatatactaaaatattgtaaatttacaattttatttagtatttttaacataattaaaaccgaacagaatcgctataatcacagaaactgcgtcaatactttaaaatacgaaataaatactaaaactccaaaataattaccacgaaaattcatggcattttaaaatctatcatttaacccagaaaaataatttaaacctCCTGGAAATCATAAAAACGAATTTAACCTATCTTTATATCATAATAATCGATTTgataataaaacttgtaaatcaaccaaaataaataccatattgacaaaataaaattatacCTAGTAAAAATAAATTATGGATATCAAAAGATCAGAAATTAAAggttttcaaaaaaatcatatgtatcaataaatcatcataaaacattaaaaatccaataatacatacaactacaacaattaaatcgatgtaataccgagtaacgtcgaagttaccttgttacgaatccgaatccacatatgctagccttcaatatctcctctacaaacccttagaataggatgaacggatgatgagagaATGTCGATCCAAATAAAGAAGctagaaggcaagcacgtacgtagaaatttgtaaaacggaaataaggaagcaagaaggcaagcacgtacgtaaattTTATTCTTTATAAACAGAGAACGGCGGAAGAGGGTTTACGTTCCATATTTGTTtgcaagagggatagatatgtgaATGATGAATGACCTAATGAATGTAGTATTAAGTAGAGTGTTTAAGAGGGAAAGAATAAATATAAGTAATAAAATCTCCTTGAAAAGCTCTAGAAAAACCAACCACAACAGGGAAATAGTCAAAGAAAATACCTTCTAATttttattgtaaaataattaGAAGTCGAATAAAAATAATTCATCAAAGACTTAAAgtaaaagatataaaaaaaaaagttttcaaaataaattttctagATATAAAATACACGGTCAAAAGGTGATGAACCAGAATCGTTTtcccattttataaaaaaaagtgacatataattaaaagtcggtccatttataaaataggactaaaattaataaaaatggtgttaaataaaacattaaaccaaaattagtataaaaagaaataaaaataaacctctttaacgaaaatcaaataaatgagatttattaaaATGGTGGGTGTTACAGACTTAGTTGGAAAGTTGATGAGAAACGTGTTCCGGTCtgatagtttgatagttgttaCCATATGCTAGGTGATCGTGGATTGTGCTTCGCCTTGCGAGATTGATGTTTTATATGATATATAGAGTAACGGTTGACGGTGATAATGTGCGTATGATAGTAGTAAGAGTCGTTACGAGTAGAGCgtagacagtgatgatgatgacatggggggatgGTATTTCTGGGGAGTCATGACTTGAGTGGGAAGAATAGCAGTGTCGTGTTTTTCCGTGTCTTATATGTTGGGATAGGTGAGTTgaccttcggggacgaagttgttttaaggggggaagactgtaatacccgtccttttagagaccctttgaccagtgttgaccgaccttgggagcgggaatagtcttagaaagacgtaccaaagttatcttgggttacgagttgggagtggtactcgatagagtagaggctactcgatcgagtagcttagttactcgatcgagtagggggctactcgatcgagtaggttgggtactcggtcgagtatcgagtttgcaacgagggttttatatcgcgttttgttaaatccgcaaatcatttccgcctcattccttccatcctttagtcgcctctttcctttcccttcaccacaaaacctccatggaagccctttgaaggtccttgttccttaggagagcgtagcttgagtcgggtagcggtcttttgccgggtttctccttataggtatgacaTAATCATCATCACTTTTCCCATCGTTgtgattagggtttgcttgatagtaatagatagttgttttgcccttataggctttgcttggttgctggttaCGACAtgtgtcggcgtggattggttgcggttgcgtaaaggtaggttcgcctactcagtttctgtagatagtctagtgtgtcgatcgttgtatcgttgttgttgtgttgtgattGCGGTTGGGTGACGGTATGTagacgattgtgattgtgattgtgattgtttgtctgtggttctcgagatgcgttctcggctgagtggagtcacttgcgggagtggcttcacgccctagtttcgcccttcgtggaacccgtcacggaaggggatgtgcacattaatgggacagggttatcgctcggtatgatgagcggggcttaggtgggaacggctgcggtcccccccgcgtggcgggtccggtggacggtcggtgacggagatggagtggagtaccGATTGTGATTGATTGTGTGGTGTTGTTTTGTTAGTTGTGGTTAACTTGGTTGTGTCTtatctcgatcgaccttgtgtggttgtcttgtttgtttatgtgtccgccgtgatccccTATGGTGAGCGATCTGTCTTagggtgttgatgtggttgctaTGGAGTTCGGGCGGGGATGAGTCGCCACGAGATTTAATAGTTATAgcaagtagtctttgagttgtaccttttatatTACTAGTTGGATAGATGGCTTGTAAAGTAACTTAATGGTTCTTTTATCGACACTTGATTATTATtcgtcctcgggcaaccgagatggtaacgcctttatatgctaaggaaggcctagttaaggctccctcgtatatgggggtgttacatgttaTATGTCcgacattgaaaaataatgtagaattatataaaaataatagaattgtcccacatcgaaaaattaacataaaatgtggtggtcttatgattataaatatgaggcatccttggaacttaggtatcaacccaacatcttttgcgtctcttaaataagatgttttgacttttgatcatatctaaataaatgattagacataagatgtaaatattaagaccttataaccattTTTTGTTACTAAGtcaattaccccgttgcaacgcacgggcatccaaactagttttattaaaatataagacactttattaataaaaatatgtataaaaaattgtatgtaaataTTCATATTCACCCTACCTAAACCGACAATTAAAATAATTGACAAAATTACTATTTctccaaaaaaaattgaagtgACCCATAAAAAATCTACATACAATATTTGGTAaatacaaattcttatttgtgaagGGCATATTCatcacaagcttgcgacggattAAGTATACCCATATGGAATAGATAAGACAATAACAAAGTGCATACGGAGTAACAATctattttgtcttatttacccACATAGGTAGTACTTAGATCTTTCGCAAGCTTATGACGGATATACCTGTCACAAGGAGAATTGTTGATTAGTAAATTGACTCGTAATAAGACTCGTAACCAATAGCGAATACAGAAAAATTTCTTTCCGGGGTCCGGATTAATATTTAAAATCTATATACACATAAAAAAGttataaatttatttatttagcCTGAAAATTAGACAAAATAAGCAAAAAAAATTCTGTTTCCGGTGTCCGCGCACCCCGGAAAGTCCATCATAGATCCGCCGCTGCTCGTAACTCCCTAGTCCATAAAAATTCAGCTATAAAGGCCACCAATTATATAGAACAATTTAGCccataataaagaacaatatgcTTAGAAACCCTCGTTTCCGCTGTTAACTTTCGACTCCATTTTCCATCTATTTTTATCCTTTTATCTTTTTCCACCCTCCTATGCACTTTCCTTTATTTTTACTTATTCAAAAACCTGAATTATTTctattaaattatcaattacccCAAATCCCAATAACCCACAATATATATTACGGAGTAATAATTAAGCTGATTAAGTTGATAGTCAAGGTACTCCAAAATATATTTAATGAAGTATTGGGGAATTATAGCatgtgtgacaaattgacaatccATAGAAATTGGGTTGATGAGTTGAGAGTGAAGACCTTCAAATTTGTATATTTAGTGATCGATTTATTGATAAATATCATCCTCCAATCCGTTTCGAagcaatttatttttattttccggTTTGAATtcatttttctttctcttttttttatatatatatataaatatttaAAATTCCGTCTCTTTTTAATTCTACGATCTTTGTAATTTGTAACTACTAATCGTCCTCTACTGTTGATATTTTTATTGTTAATTAATATTGATAGTAAATAGTATAATAACCGCCTCTTACTGTAATTCAATACGACATTAATTTTTTCGTTTTCAGGATGTTCTTTTgctttttttaaaataattttacgTTTTATTTTCCGTCTTAATAGAGATATTATAAATATCGTAGACATTAATTTTATGGATTTTAATGTATTAAGTGAATTTAGATGATTAATATTTCCATATCATTAGTTGTCCGAGGGAAAATAGTCCACAATTTTACCcaatatttaatttaatgttatgtATTTTATTAATAGAATATTTGTATATTTATTATATATAAGTCATATGGTTATATAAGTCATTATGTTATAATGGAACAATTGTACAGTGAATAGAGAGCAAGTACTCCATACTTTGTAATTAATTCTAATGTTGAACGTGGACCTAAAAATTAGGAAACTAAATATAGGCTTTGACTTGCTTACTTTCAACCACAGAGCGACACGTAGGCtctgtggttgttcttttaataaaTAGGATAAAAAGAACGTTAAGTCTTGGTTAATATGGATTATCCATAAATatgattatacatccagttgtatatagagcattgtacaaccaaaGTATAAGAATCTgagtttatatgtatttttttctgagctaatttcaaatttcatatttttaatgtgtaaatttTGGTATTTTTTTCTGAGCATTGACCGGTCGGACACCCATCAACCTACATCCCCTTGCCGTCAACATCTAATATAATAACAACTTCCCACAACTTTTAACTTACGATAAATGATTAATATCCGAGTTCGCCTAGGCAACAACGATGTCACTATCTAATAGTCTAATACTTCAATTCTAAGGTACCAAAATCGCGAGTATCGTATTCTATGCGGTTAGAGATAAGATAATTAAATTCTCCACCAACATAAAAAGAAACGAAAGAAAGGGGAATGAAGAAGGTGTGTGgttgaaaaaaattataaaaagaaCGTTAAGTCTTGGTTAATATGGATTATCCACAAATAAGATTATTCATCCACTTGTATATAGAGCAATGTATAACCAAAGTATAAGAATCCGAGTTTATATCTAtttttttctgagctaatttcaaatttcatatttttaatgtgtaaatggatgagttcagatactttctaataaagttcatattctttaacataaagctcggatactttattATAAACCTCGGATTTTATAccgtacaactggttgtataatccatgaattgtggattattcgtcttaaatcttaaaacgggttaaatatggAGTACCATTTGGCGGTCATAAGaacaaaattttggtatttcttAGGCAACTTGCAATGTAATTTGATATGTAATCGActcgtcttaagtttaagacagaTAAtgtccgtcttaaacaagaatttgagtAAAAACAAAGGTAGAGGGCAGCATATTCTATGATATGATATAGATAGAGAGCAGAACTCCCTATAAATAGGATGAatggatgaatgttttttttataGCATAGCAACACATAACCTCATAAGAATTAGAGTGTTGTACTAGTCAAAGACTCAAGGTATGTTTGCGTTTTACTTTGTAAAGTAGTATCGTATATCTTGTTTATTAAAACCATTTTAAATTAAATGTCTCATAATTTTCCTTTTACTAGTAAATATTACAGTATCTTAATTTAGGACGGTTTTAACCAAGAATTTGTGTCGGTGAATAGTATGTTTTGCTTAAGAACGTTTTAATGTTTGTTTGATTTACTTTTTACCAACAGAAATCAAACAAAGAATGGCTTCGATGCAATTGGAAAACCAAGTGTCCGCCAACCTGAACAACCAAACCGAAACTCAGATTCATTCGGAACGTTACATTAACTATTCCAAGTCCGAGAAAGGCCCTGACCCACCTACTATTGACGCCGGTGAGGAAGTGACATTTAACGGGTTTGTGAAGAAAGGAGCAGTAGTGTATGCTCCACCCAGCCCTAATAATGGAATACCCCGTTTATCGCCGGCTTGGGTCCTAGCTTGGGACACAACTGGTTACACGGTCATCCCTCCCATTCCCAACAAGGTACTAAACATAcctattattattgctattgttgattttttttttttttttttttttgtcgattTTATTACGAGCGTTACTAACATTCATGAATCGATACTTTATAATTATACATATGCTTTTTTTCGT from Silene latifolia isolate original U9 population chromosome 3, ASM4854445v1, whole genome shotgun sequence harbors:
- the LOC141647025 gene encoding uncharacterized protein LOC141647025; its protein translation is MASMQLENQVSANLNNQTETQIHSERYINYSKSEKGPDPPTIDAGEEVTFNGFVKKGAVVYAPPSPNNGIPRLSPAWVLAWDTTGYTVIPPIPNKVYVTCGPNYIIERMTDDEILKKLNESISPDDSHTDPITKATINANLTHSFHRGINSLKANFGQS